A genome region from Coffea arabica cultivar ET-39 chromosome 7e, Coffea Arabica ET-39 HiFi, whole genome shotgun sequence includes the following:
- the LOC140011302 gene encoding late blight resistance protein R1-A-like yields MEISCSSSRSCFELALEYIRCLHGTTTGCGYLIWKLQRGVRLLQGFDLYLTKCRRRNHETCLEQDEKEKDVTSSRIQDLITRRMQDLEFACSGCLDHSRSLHSTRVKSELTIFLEAIKLFFETDIKDLLHCYWLRDPELVIDFIDSVSEILEEIFLSHFKRLDEELMFLKSFICFAILRGVKGQQLTDLLIHAEVMAINALHLVSRWCFHTDNELQNETELQISRLIREKINPGDPKVLETYIHVLTASKLSRSSDTSALEKSKQTVADFMDYLVQNTAELLQPCTGTPVPIMNQMLKIVEGLRFLTILLRHQEKFKELCHEMKNLIGIVACDAAIVIFSLFVNQIDEGLAKETDLVLFHLLKVFKLIRAEFTQVYPLTSVSRFGFPRIRELGSMDFLLRNLQELARSDEINGSNAFPVDKIQTIQEDFEFLRSFLKKIKEQRNQNEKLQAFWSRVMEVAYKAEVVIDWTLVGDGCEYFLDDVARDINVMKIEAQAIYDSISYVGETTKGVTKTFTHVPSQVTAATCNKDLVPLDDEVENITKSLTRGGSRRLDVVCIVGMPGLGKTMVQSRGRGRGLERSTSVSAYRSRSR; encoded by the coding sequence ATGGAGATATCCTGCAGCAGTAGCCGTAGTTGCTTTGAGCTCGCTCTAGAATATATTCGCTGCTTGCATGGTACCACCACAGGGTGCGGTTATCTTATCTGGAAGCTGCAGAGGGGGGTAAGACTATTACAAGGCTTTGATCTGTATCTGACAAAGTGTAGGAGGAGGAACCATGAAACCTGTTTGGAACAAGATGAGAAGGAGAAGGATGTTACGtcttcaagaattcaagatctGATTACCAGGAGAATGCAAGATCTTGAATTTGCTTGCAGCGGATGCTTGGATCATTCAAGATCGCTTCATTCGACTCGTGTTAAAAGTGAGCTCACCATATTCCTGGAAGCAATCAAGTTGTTTTTCGAAACAGATATCAAAGATCTGCTGCACTGTTACTGGCTGCGAGATCCAGAGCTAGTTATTGATTTCATTGATTCTGTTTCCGAGATTCTGGAGGAAATTTTCTTATCCCATTTCAAACGCCTTGACGAGGAGCTAATGTTCTTGAAGAGTTTCATTTGCTTTGCTATACTTCGCGGTGTCAAGGGTCAGCAACTGACAGATCTCTTGATTCACGCTGAAGTGATGGCTATCAATGCATTACACTTGGTTTCTAGATGGTGCTTTCACACAGATAATGAACTACAGAATGAAACAGAACTTCAAATATCTCGACTAATACGTGAGAAGATTAATCCCGGTGATCCCAAGGTCCTAGAAACTTACATCCATGTCTTGACTGCTTCAAAGTTATCAAGATCGTCAGACACTTCAGCTCTGGAGAAGAGTAAGCAAACAGTAGCTGACTTTATGGATTATCTCGTTCAGAATACTGCGGAGCTATTACAACCTTGTACCGGCACTCCAGTCCCGATTATGAATCAAATGCTCAAAATTGTTGAGGGGTTAAGATTCCTGACAATCCTTCTTAGGCATCAGGAGAAGTTCAAAGAGCTATGCCATGAAATGAAGAATCTTATTGGAATTGTGGCCTGTGATGCAGCGATTGTAATCTTCTCCCTTTTTGTGAATCAAATCGATGAAGGCTTGGCCAAGGAAACCGatcttgttctttttcatttgcTCAAAGTGTTCAAGCTTATAAGGGCAGAATTTACACAGGTCTATCCACTAACATCAGTATCGAGATTTGGTTTTCCTAGGATCAGAGAGTTGGGCTCTATGGATTTTCTTCTAAGAAATCTACAGGAACTAGCAAGGtctgatgaaattaatggttcAAATGCTTTTCCAGTGGATAAAATCCAGACGATCCAAGAGGATTTTGAATTTTTAAGATCTTTCCTGAAGAAAATCAAGGAGCAACGCAACCAGAACGAAAAACTTCAAGCTTTCTGGAGTCGTGTTATGGAGGTTGCATATAAAGCAGAGGTAGTGATCGATTGGACACTTGTTGGTGATGGATGTGAATATTTTTTGGATGATGTTGCTCGAGATATCAATGTTATGAAGATTGAGGCTCAAGCGATCTATGATAGCATAAGCTATGTTGGTGAAACCACCAAGGGAGTTACCAAGACTTTCACTCACGTGCCATCACAAGTTACTGCCGCCACGTGCAATAAAGATCTGGTGCCTCTCGACGACGAGGTGGAAAATATCACTAAAAGTCTTACAAGAGGAGGATCAAGGCGGTTGGATGTTGTTTGCATCGTGGGTATGCCTGGGCTTGGTAagaccatggttcaaagtcgcggtcgAGGTCGCGGCTTGGAACGTTCCACATCGGTTTCGGCATATCGGTCACGGTCTCGGtga
- the LOC113702219 gene encoding putative late blight resistance protein homolog R1A-3, which translates to MEISCSSSRSCFELALDYLRCLHDTTKGCGYRISKLEMGVRLLQSFDLYLTKCRRRRRNHETCLDQDEEEKDVTSSRIQDLIIRRMQNLEFACSGSPDSTRIASELTMFLKAIKLFFETDINESCINYLLDCYWLRDPELVIDFIDSVSENLKEINNFNFKRLDEQLMFLKSFIRFAMLRGVEGQQLIDLLIHTEVASINALRLASIWLSEGIRYNDPEAKVQISRLISEKINPTEPQVLETYIHVLTASKLSISSDTSALEKSKQTVADFMDRLVQNTAELLQPCTSTPVPIMNQMLKIVQGLRFLTILLGDQEKFKELWHEMKNIIGVVACDAAVVIFSLSVNQIEEGLAKETDLALFHLLKVLKLIRAEFTQVYPLTSVSGFGFPRTNELGSIDFFLTNLKELARHDEINDSIASPVDKIQTIQKDFEFLRSFLEKIKEQRNQNEKLQVFWSHVMEIAYKAEFVIDSTLVGDRREYCLDDVARDINVLKIEAQEIYDSISYVGETTKGVTKTFTRVPSQVTVATYNEDLVPLDDEVKTITDSLTRGGSRQLDVVSIVGMPGIGKTTLANIVYNSPSVMLHFNLRAWCTVSQAYGMHNMLVQLLGSIDSEKLEQYEKMDENDLAVKLKQVLLRNKYLLVLDDLWDTKAWYLLERSLLNDANGSRILITSRLQNLSLQFEPHSRVHHLRRLTDEESWNLLQKKLFGKEGCPPRLSGVASQIAKSCRGLPLTIVLVAGILASTAKDCWEEVAKSLTSSIVLDEEYCMKTLELSYNHLPDDLKPCLLYFGAFQEDKNVPVRKLLWLWISEGFMRKTEEKSLKDVADDYLKDLVDRSLVMVSEQRTMGGAKACRLHDLVHEFCVKKAKEENFLHVLHSQNGPFVLTSPSNLHRVCNPMNGELMLEFSNVRSLLLFKGDDLGFWLPELLRVLDLGELEFVAHFPMEVFSLAHLRYLALRTRKVNFIPAAIANLSRLQTFLLRGNKADCLLPNTIWNIKTLRHLWTPDSTLGFIFPVENLEVSPGLDHLDSLSLAIDPSSQSLQKILTKLPNIRRLRCTMTESREEPTGTGDGIFVFDCLSQLESLTLCFCHGYRFKFPLNLKKLTLLATDPPWSEISTIGKLPKLEVLKLLSYYYSSPGEEWEMKEEEFPKLRVLKLSHLRDFRRWTASSDNFPRLEKLVVHDCENLEEVPSCLGECLTLEMIEVKRCRQSVVSSVKQIQQEQIDMGNEVLKILIEKCVDT; encoded by the coding sequence ATGGAGATATCCTGCAGCAGTAGCCGTAGTTGCTTCGAGCTCGCTCTAGACTATCTTCGCTGCTTGCATGATACCACCAAAGGGTGCGGGTATCGTATCTCGAAGCTGGAGATGGGGGTGAGACTATTACAAAGCTTTGATCTGTATCTGACAAAGTGTAGGAGGCGGAGGAGGAACCATGAAACCTGTTTGGACCAAGATGAGGAGGAGAAGGATGTTACGTCTTCCAGAATTCAAGATCTGATTATCAGGAGAATGCAAAATCTTGAATTTGCTTGCAGCGGATCGCCTGATTCGACTCGCATTGCAAGTGAGCTCACCATGTTTCTGAAAGCAATCAAGTTGTTTTTCGAAACAGATATCAACGAATCATGCATCAACTATCTGCTGGACTGTTATTGGCTGCGAGATCCAGAGCTAGTTATTGATTTCATCGATTCTGTTTCCGAGAATCTGAAGGAAATTaacaatttcaatttcaaaCGCCTTGACGAGCAGCTAATGTTCTTGAAGAGTTTCATTCGCTTTGCTATGCTTCGCGGTGTCGAGGGTCAGCAATTGATAGATCTCTTGATTCATACTGAAGTGGCGTCTATCAACGCATTACGCCTGGCTTCTATATGGTTGTCTGAGGGTATCAGATATAATGATCCTGAAGCAAAAGTTCAAATTTCACGGCTAATAAGTGAGAAGATTAATCCCACTGAGCCCCAAGTCCTAGAAACTTACATCCATGTCTTGACTGCTTCAAAGTTATCAATATCATCAGACACTTCAGCTCTGGAGAAGAGTAAGCAAACAGTAGCTGACTTTATGGATCGTCTCGTTCAGAATACTGCGGAGCTACTACAACCTTGTACCAGTACTCCAGTCCCGATTATGAATCAAATGCTCAAAATTGTTCAGGGGCTAAGATTCCTGACAATCCTTCTTGGTGATCAGGAGAAGTTCAAAGAGCTATGGCATGAAATGAAGAATATTATTGGAGTTGTGGCCTGTGATGCAGCGGTTgtaattttctctctttctgtGAATCAAATCGAAGAAGGCTTGGCCAAGGAAACCGATCTTGCTCTTTTTCATTTGCTCAAAGTGCTCAAGCTTATCAGGGCAGAATTTACACAGGTCTATCCACTAACATCAGTATCGGGATTTGGTTTTCCTAGGACCAATGAATTGGGCTCTATTGATTTTTTCCTAACAAATCTGAAGGAACTGGCAAGGcatgatgaaattaatgattCAATCGCTTCCCCAGTGGATAAAATCCAGACAATccagaaagattttgaatttttaagATCTTTCTTGGAGAAAATCAAGGAGCAGCGCAATCAGAACGAAAAACTTCAAGTTTTCTGGAGTCATGTTATGGAGATTGCATATAAAGCAGAGTTTGTGATTGACTCGACACTTGTTGGTGATAGACGTGAATATTGTTTGGATGATGTTGCCAGAGACATCAATGTTCTGAAGATTGAGGCTCAAGAGATCTATGATAGCATAAGCTATGTTGGTGAAACCACCAAGGGAGTTACCAAGACTTTCACTCGCGTGCCGTCACAAGTTACTGTCGCCACGTACAATGAAGATCTGGTGCCTCTCGACGACGAGGTGAAAACTATCACTGATAGTCTTACAAGAGGAGGATCAAGGCAGTTGGATGTTGTTTCCATCGTGGGTATGCCTGGGATTGGTAAGACCACATTAGCCAATATAGTTTACAATTCTCCATCAGTAATGTTGCATTTCAATCTTCGTGCTTGGTGCACTGTTTCTCAAGCATATGGTATGCACAACATGTTAGTTCAGCTATTGGGTAGTATTGATTCTGAGAAACTTGAACAATATGAAAAGATGGATGAAAATGATTTGGCTGTAAAGCTAAAACAAGTTTTGTTGAGAAATAAGTAtctcttggttttggatgatTTGTGGGACACTAAGGCTTGGTATTTGTTGGAGAGATCATTGCTCAATGATGCCAATGGAAGCAGGATTCTCATCACGAGCAGATTGCAGAATTTGTCTCTGCAATTCGAACCTCATAGCAGGGTTCACCATCTCCGCCGGCTTACCGACGAAGAGAGTTGGAATTTGCTGCAAAAAAAGCTATTTGGCAAAGAAGGTTGTCCTCCAAGACTAAGTGGAGTTGCATCTCAAATAGCAAAATCTTGTAGGGGCTTACCTCTCACAATTGTCCTTGTTGCTGGAATTCTTGCTAGTACTGCAAAGGACTGCTGGGAAGAAGTTGCAAAGAGTCTAACTTCCAGTATTGTCCTTGATGAAGAATACTGCATGAAGACGCTTGAGTTGAGTTACAATCATTTACCGGATGATTTGAAGCCATGCCTTCTTTACTTTGGTGCATTTCAAGAAGATAAAAATGTTCCTGTCCGAAAGTTGTTATGGCTCTGGATCTCTGAAGGCTTCATGCGGAAGACTGAAGAAAAGAGCTTAAAGGATGTGGCAGATGACTATTTGAAGGATCTGGTTGATAGAAGTTTAGTCATGGTTTCCGAACAAAGAACTATGGGTGGTGCCAAAGCCTGCCGACTTCACGATTTGGTACATGAGTTTTGTGTGAAAAAAGCCAAAGAAGAAAACTTTCTACATGTTTTGCATAGTCAGAATGGTCCTTTTGTTCTTACTAGCCCAAGCAACCTCCACCGAGTTTGTAATCCAATGAATGGGGAGTTAATGCTAGAATTTTCCAATGTACGCAGTTTGTTATTGTTTAAGGGGGATGATTTGGGGTTTTGGTTACCTGAACTTCTAAGAGTGTTGGATTTGGGGGAATTGGAGTTTGTTGCACATTTTCCAATGGAAGTATTTTCGCTTGCTCACTTGAGATACTTGGCTCTTCGTACTAGAAAAGTAAATTTCATCCCAGCTGCAATAGCTAACCTCTCAAGGTTACAAACTTTTCTGCTACGAGGAAACAAAGCTGATTGTTTGTTACCCAATACTATCTGGAACATTAAGACATTGAGGCATCTATGGACTCCAGATTCCACtttgggttttatttttcctgttgaAAATCTTGAAGTATCCCCAGGTTTAGATCATTTAGACAGTTTAAGCCTTGCCATTGATCCCTCCTCTCAAAGCTTGCAAAAGATACTGACAAAGTTACCAAACATCCGCAGGCTAAGATGTACGATGACGGAATCAAGAGAAGAACCTACGGGAACTGGCGATGGGATTTTCGTGTTTGACTGTTTGAGTCAACTAGAATCACTTACTCTGTGTTTCTGTCATGGATATAGATTTAAATTCCCattgaatttgaagaagttgacaCTCCTAGCGACTGATCCGCCATGGAGTGAAATCTCAACAATTGGAAAGTTGCCCAAGCTTGAAGTGCTTAAATTACTCTCTTATTATTACAGCTCCCCTGGCGAAGAATGGGAAATGAAAGAAGAGGAGTTCCCTAAGCTCCGAGTCTTGAAATTGTCACACTTGCGGGACTTTCGCAGGTGGACTGCATCTTCTGATAATTTTCCCCGTCTTGAGAAATTGGTTGTGCACGATTGTGAGAATTTGGAAGAGGTGCCTTCCTGTTTAGGGGAATGTCTGACTcttgaaatgattgaggtgaaacGATGTCGCCAGTCTGTTGTAAGTTCAGTGAAGCAAATTCAACAAGAACAGATAGATATGGGAAATGAAGTGCTAAAGATCTTAATCGAAAAGTGTGTTGATACTTGA
- the LOC113700729 gene encoding putative late blight resistance protein homolog R1A-10 codes for MGKTTLANRVYNSPSVMSHFHIRAWCIVSQAYSMHNMLVQILGSIESGKLEQYQKVDEDDLAVKLKQVLLRNKYLLVLDDLWDAKAWNLLERSLPDDDNGSRILITSRLQNLSLQFKPDSKIQHLRHLTDEESWNLLQKKLFGKEGCPPRLSRVASQIAKSCRGLPLTIVLVAGILANTAEDYWEEVTKSLTSSIVLDDKYCMKTLELSYSHLPDDLKPCLLYFGAFKEDEDVPVQRLLWLWISEGFMRKTEGKRLENVADDYLRNLVDRSLVMVSKQRSTGGAKACRVHDLVHEFCVKKAKEENFLHVLHSWNDLTGPSSLLRVCDQNAMNLMIWEVALKFPNVRSLLLFKEDDLGFWFPKLLRVLDLGELEFVAFFPMEVLLLAHLRYLALCTRGVNFIPAAIANLSRLQTFLLRGNTSNCLLPKTIWNIKTLRHLWTTNAAVGFIFPVENLEVSPGLIHLDTLSLAIDPSSQSLQKILKKLPNIRRLRCKMTESREEPTRIGDGILVFDWLSKLESLNLLFFDGYGFQFPLNLKKLTLFCNQQLWSEISTIGKLPKLEVLKLLEDSVSGEEWEMKEEGFPKLRVLKLSHLWNFRSWTASSDNFPRLEKLVVRDCPMLEEVPSCLGECPTLEMIEVRECRKSVASSVKQIQQEQRDMGNESLKISIEDWGDEWSSSEEEEESESSSLETESISSQGV; via the coding sequence ATGGGTAAGACCACATTAGCTAATAGAGTTTACAATTCTCCATCAGTAATGTCGCATTTCCACATTCGTGCTTGGTGCATTGTTTCTCAAGCATATAGCATGCACAACATGTTAGTTCAGATATTGGGTAGTATTGAATCAGGGAAACTTGAGCAATATCAAAAGGTGGATGAAGATGATTTGGCTGTAAAGCTAAAACAAGTTTTGTTGAGAAATAAGTAtctcttggttttggatgatTTGTGGGACGCTAAGGCTTGGAATTTGTTGGAGAGATCATTGCCCGATGACGACAATGGAAGCAGGATTCTCATCACGAGCAGATTGCAGAATTTGTCTCTACAATTCAAACCTGATAGCAAGATTCAACATCTCCGCCACCTTACCGACGAAGAGAGTTGGAatttgctgcagaaaaagcTATTTGGCAAAGAAGGTTGTCCACCAAGACTAAGTCGAGTTGCATCTCAAATAGCAAAATCTTGTAGGGGCTTACCTCTCACGATTGTCCTTGTTGCTGGAATTCTTGCTAATACTGCAGAAGACTACTGGGAAGAAGTTACAAAGAGTCTAACTTCCAGTATTGTCCTTGATGACAAATACTGCATGAAGACACTTGAGCTGAGTTACAGTCATTTACCAGATGATTTGAAGCCATGCCTTCTTTACTTTGGTGCATTTAAAGAAGACGAAGATGTTCCTGTCCAAAGGTTGTTATGGCTCTGGATCTCTGAAGGATTCATGCGAAAGACTGAAGGAAAGAGATTAGAGAATGTGGCAGATGACTACTTGAGGAACCTGGTTGATAGAAGTTTAGTTATGGTTTCCAAACAAAGAAGTACGGGTGGTGCCAAAGCCTGCCGAGTTCATGATTTGGTACACGAGTTTTGTGTGAAAAAAGCCAAAGAAGAAAACTTTCTGCATGTTTTGCATAGTTGGAATGATCTTACTGGCCCAAGCAGCCTCCTCCGAGTTTGTGATCAAAATGCCatgaatttgatgatttgggaGGTAGCTCTAAAATTTCCCAATGTACGCAGTTTGTTATTGTTTAAGGAGGATGATTTGGGGTTTTGGTTTCCTAAACTTCTAAGAGTGTTGGATTTGGGGGAATTGGAgtttgttgcattttttcctaTGGAAGTACTTCTGCTTGCTCATTTGAGATACTTGGCTCTTTGTACTAGAGGAGTAAATTTCATCCCAGCTGCAATAGCAAACCTCTCGAGGTTACAAACTTTTCTGCTACGAGGAAACACCTCTAATTGTTTGTTACCGAAGACTATCTGGAATATTAAGACATTGAGACATTTATGGACTACAAATGCCGCTGTTGGTTTCATTTTTCCTGTTGAAAATCTTGAAGTATCCCCAGGCTTAATTCATTTAGACACTTTAAGCCTTGCCATTGATCCCTCCTCTCAAAGCTTGCAAAAGATACTGAAAAAGTTACCAAACATCCGCAGGCTAAGATGTAAGATGACGGAATCAAGAGAAGAACCTACCAGAATTGGCGACGGGATTCTCGTGTTTGATTGGTTGAGTAAACTAGAATCACTTAATCTGCTTTTCTTTGACGGATATGGATTTCAATTTCCattgaatttgaagaagttgactCTCTTTTGCAATCAGCAACTGTGGAGTGAAATCTCAACAATTGGAAAGTTGCCCAAACTTGAAGTGCTTAAATTACTCGAAGACTCCGTCTCTGGGGAAGAATGGGAAATGAAAGAAGAGGGGTTCCCTAAGCTCCGAGTCTTGAAATTGTCACACTTGTGGAACTTTCGCAGCTGGACTGCATCTTCTGATAATTTTCCCCGTCTTGAGAAATTGGTTGTGCGCGATTGTCCGATGTTGGAAGAGGTGCCTTCTTGTTTAGGGGAATGTCCGACTcttgaaatgattgaggtgagagAGTGTCGCAAGTCTGTTGCAAGTTCAGTGAAGCAAATTCAACAAGAACAGAGAGATATGGGAAATGAGTCTCTAAAGATCTCAATTGAAGATTGGGGTGATGAATGGAGTTCCagcgaagaagaagaagaatcagagTCCAGTTCCTTAGAAACAGAGTCAATCTCCTCACAAGGAGTCTAA
- the LOC113700728 gene encoding uncharacterized protein → MRVFPFSLKDFAKDWLYYLPPDSITTWDQLKKKFLDKYFPASRATSLRKEICGIKQHPGELLYDYWERFKKLCIKCPQHQISKQLLIQYFYEELLFRDKSIIDTVSGGVLVNKTPRAAWELIEGMAEKSQQFGTREDVPIRKVNEIETSSIQQQLTELTSFVRQLAIGNASQTKVYGICTSMGHSTEMCLMIQEESAEQVNMAGHAPTPRKAYDPYSNTYNAGWRDHPNLIYGGNMQCNFVSNRQQGYQQQYQPRPPPSPKSSPSLEEIMKQLMATTAQHQQKTDFELHNIRNQMSQMQSMQNQMNQMAITINCLESQVQGKLPSQSELNPKNFLMTRRYLSDMTCPRHVVWRAHGQKDFHPHDAPTSCCMESSWSEGFLPF, encoded by the exons atgagggtATTCCCCTTCTCCTTGAAGGATTTTGCAAAAGACTGGCTATACTACCTACCACCAGAtagtatcaccacgtgggacCAACTGAAGAAAAAGTTCTTAGACAAGTATTTTCCCGCCTCTCGAGCTACAAGTCTAAGAAAGGAGATTTGTGGTATCAAACAACACCCAGGAGAGTTGCTTTATGATTACTGGGAACGATTCAAGAAATTATGCATCAAGTGCCCCCAGCACCAAATAAGTAAGCAGTTGCTCATACAATATTTTTACGAGGAGCTACTTTTCAGAGACAAGAGTATAATTGATACTGTGAGTGGAGGGGTTCTGGTGAACAAGACCCCTCGAGCAGCGTGGGAGCTAATTGAAGGAATGGCGGAGAAATCACAGCAATTTGGTACGAGAGAGGATGTCCCGATACGCAAGGTGAATGAAATAGAGACATCCTCTATCCAACAACAGCTGACTGAGTTGACTTCTTTTGTTAGGCAACTGGCTATAGGAAATGCATCTCAGACCAAGGTGTACGGGATTTGTACTAGTATGGGTCATTCTACAGAGATGTGCCTaatgattcaagaagaaagtgCAGAACAAGTAAATATGGCCGGTCACGCGCCCACGCCAAGAAAGGCCTATGACCCGTACTCAAATACGTATAACGCGGGTTGGAGGGACCATCCCAACCTCATCTATGGAGGGAACATGCAGTGTAATTTTGTGTCAAATAGACAACAAGGGTACCAGCAGCAGTACCAACCCCGACCACCTCCGTCACCAAAATCTAGTCCATCTCTGGAGGAGATAATGAAACAACTGATGGCTACCACTGCGCAACATCAACAAAAGACGGACTTCGAACTGCATAACATAAGAAATCAAATGAGCCAGATGCAATCCATGCAAAATCAGATGAACCAAATGGCCATAACAATCAACTGTTTGGAGTCCCAAGTCCAAGGTAAATTGCCGTCTCAGTCTGAGTTGAACCCAAAGAAC TTTTTGATGACTCGTAGGTATCTCTCTgacatgacgtgcccgcgtcatgtCGTATGGAGAGCTCATGGTCAGAAGGATTTTCACCCTCATGACGCTCCCACATCATGTTGTATGGAGAGCTCATGGTCAGAAGGGTTCTTGCCTTTTTGA